A genomic region of Caenorhabditis elegans chromosome V contains the following coding sequences:
- the srh-159 gene encoding Serpentine Receptor, class H (Partially confirmed by transcript evidence) has protein sequence MCSTTLSFFASDINYSKFLHAFTILEIFIHSFGAYIIIAKTPKRLESVKASMLFLHFVGAFVDVYFSVLIMPVLHLPVCGGHPLGLLSFFGVPVLLQTYVGLSLPAVIVATIVVFLDDRRYRLVNGQKSSKIRKWYRLLFVTSSYVSATMYPAPVFFLLPDQESGRLVLKSKSQCIPTDVFDHPNFFLLDLNGNNIAICMLLLMIILISQLLMQFGLIFRHLLKSTPISRSTIRLQQQFFIAMSMQVILPIVIIAFPAFYILFSIISGYHNQGATNIAFMVMSIHGVLSTLTMLMAYRHYRESILEMLNLNLYRSGGSAQRIWKLSKRTITRF, from the exons ATGTGCTCTACAACTCTCAGCTTTTTTGCTTCCGacataaattattcaaaatttctacatGCTTTTACtatacttgaaattttcattcactCTTTTGGAGCATACATCATCATTGCAAAAACGCCGAAAAGGCTGGAATCCGTGAAGGCGAGCATGCTGTTTCTACACTTTGTTGGAGCATTTGTCGATGTCTATTTCAGTGTTCTCATTATGCCAGTGCTACATTTGCCTGTTTGTGGAGGCCATCCGCTTGGCttactttcatttttcggcGTTCCAGTCTTATTGCAAACTTATGTGGGGCTTTCTTTACCTGCAG TAATAGTCGCGACCATTGTGGTGTTTCTGGATGATCGTCGATATCGGTTGGTTAACGGTCAAAAGTCGAGCAAAATCCGAAAATGGTATCGGTTATTGTTTGTTACATCAAGTTATGTTTCTGCTACCATGTACCCTGCGCCGGTTTTCTTTTTGCTCCCTGATCAAGAATCTGGAAGACTTGTATTGAAAagt aaaagccAGTGTATTCCAACCGATGTTTTCGATCATCCAAACTTCTTTTTACTCGATCTCAATGGTAACAATATTGCGATTTGCATGTTATTATTGATGATTATTCTTATATCTCAACTGTTGATGCAATTCGGGCTGATTTTCCGTCATTTGCTCAAAAGTACACCCATTTCTAGAAGCACAATTCGATTacaacaacaattttttatcgCTATGAGCATGCAAGTTATCCTTCCAATTGTCATAATTGCTTTTCCAGCTTTCtatattcttttttcaattatatctGGTTATCATAATCAAG GTGCAACCAACATAGCGTTCATGGTAATGTCCATACATGGAGTGTTATCCACTTTAACAATGCTCATGGCATACAGACATTATAGAGaatcaattttggaaatgttgaaTCTGAATTTATATCGGTCAGGTGGTAGTGCTCAACGTATTTGGAAGCTTTCAAAAAGGACAATTACTCGATTTTAG
- the str-199 gene encoding Serpentine receptor class r-10 (Confirmed by transcript evidence) yields MFQQTCAIVSLFTNSLLAFLILKNSPPQLGTYKWLMFYTCLFELVYTSLNIFVEPTIGTFQSVCYLFQDLRKSIFGHDITLIFILGYSSCFGFSLSIFASHFIYRYGVVNSEFKQKYLAGMKHSLLYIVPVCCGVVWGLMCRINLNESPSKSAFLRIHFQEAFDLKIEECVYVASYFWPVDNHGVSYPDTISFVGVGIMSLILSSSFLNVIYFGIKCYNYISQQLGELSTQSQAIKSLQAQLFYSLIFQSAIPCLLMYLPAGTIFMITMFDLGFDMEFPLLSFTVAIYPAIDPLPTIFIIKSYRRGLIGMLTCRKKNQITTTS; encoded by the exons ATGTTTCAACAAACATGCGCAATTGTTTCATTATTCACCAATTCTCTATTGGCCTTTCTGATTCTTAAAAACTCGCCGCCCCAATTGGGAACCTATAAGTGGCTCATGTTCTACACATGCCTTTTTGAGCTAGTTTATACCtcgttgaatatttttgtagaacca ACAATCGGAACATTTCAATCGGTGTGTTACTTATTTCAAGATTTAAGAAAGTCTATATTTGGTCACGACATCACATTGATTTTTATAT TGGGCTACTCTTCATGCTTTGGATTTTCACTGTCAATTTTCGCGAGCCATTTTATTTATCGCTATGGTGTCGTCAACTC AGAgttcaagcaaaaatatttagctGGCATGAAACACAGTCTCCTTTACATTGTTCCAGTCTGTTGTGGTGTTGTGTGGGGGTTGATGTGTCGGATAAATTTGAACGAATCTCCATCGAAATCTGCTTTTTTgag aATCCATTTCCAAGAAGcctttgatttgaaaattgaggaatGCGTTTACGTTGCTTCTTATTTTTGGCCAGTTGATAATCACGGTGTTTCCTATCCCGACACTATATCATTTGTGGGTGTTGGTATTATGTCTCTGATTCTT AGTTCTTCGTTTTTGAATGTTATTTATTTTGGAATCAAATGCTACAACTATATATCCCAGCAGCTCGGAGAGCTATCTACACAGTCCCAGGCCATAAAGTCTCTTCAAGCTCAACTTTTCTACTCTTTAATCTTTCAATCCGCAATTCCTTGTCTCTTAATGTACTTGCCTGCCGGGACGATTTTCATGATTACTATGTTTGATCTCGGTTTTGATATGGAATTTCCACTCCTTTCCTTCACCGTTGCAATTTACCCAGCAATTGACCCACTTCCaactatttttataattaagaGTTATAGGAGAGGGCTGATTGGTATGCTCACTTGTcgcaagaaaaatcaaatcacgACTACTTCGtga
- the srz-47 gene encoding Serpentine Receptor, class Z (Partially confirmed by transcript evidence), which yields MLNYNISELLKNDERFTGIDFRWGPIFLYFFFAFIIIYTILLPFYLFTNKVNHKRDNEMFIYPITAHFCQMVKVSYLVFVSACFNFILVVNINSSQINIVLIALLFFALFNVLYIITQAFHVLIFVLAVERFFLYFFPSSEKVFKSVPIKIKYLYIVIIAKDCSCFVFSVWKRNEAVFENLNWMNFFFLMTCCINDIIVFFSAVIYIPIFLSVRRLVNLQSVQRSKPHNYIFLQTMVVFTLKSIHILIYMVTSHGGNFSSMLFIHWIIVADFITTPLIVQMSYLSCNKRNMSVLFASHSFRHFSMCCFI from the exons atgctGAATTACAATATCTCAGAGCTTCTTAAAAACGACGAAAGGTTTACAGGAATCGATTTTCGATGGGGCCCgatatttctttattttttctttgcattCATAATTATTTATACCATACTACTTCCATTTTACTTATTCACCAACAAAGTGAACCACAAAAGAGATAATGAG ATGTTCATCTATCCCATTACTGCACACTTTTGCCAAATGGTGAAAGTATCATATTTGGTATTTGTGTCTGCATGCTTCAACTTTATTCTTGTTGTCAATATTAATTCGTC ACAGATAAACATAGTGCTCATTGCATTATTGTTCTTTGCCCTATTCAACGTGCTTTACATTATTACTCAAGCATTCCACGTATTAATATTTGTACTCGCAGTTGaacgattttttctttatttcttccCATCAAGcgaaaaagtatttaaatcGGTGCCAATCAAAATCAAGTATCTGTATATTGTGATAATTGCGAAAGATTGCTCATGTTTCGTATTCTCAGTTTGGAAACGCAATGAGGCGGTATTCGAAAATCTAAATTGGAtgaatttcttctttttg ATGACTTGCTGTATCAATGAcattattgtatttttctcgGCAGTTATATacattccaattttccttAGTGTTCGGAGACTTGTGAATTTACAGTCAGTTCAACGCTCCAAGCCGCATAACTACATTTTCTTGCAGACAATGGTTGTTTTTACACTCAAATCT ATCCATATCCTGATATACATGGTGACAAGTCATGGCGGTAACTTCTCTTCTATGTTATTTATTCATTGGATTATAGTGGCAGACTTCATCACTACTCCGTTGATTGTCCAAATGTCATACCTATCATGCAACAAGAGAAACATGAGCGTTTTATTCGCTTCACACagttttcgacatttttcaatgtgttgtttcatttga